Proteins from a single region of Segatella copri:
- a CDS encoding AAA family ATPase — translation MVQLNPFIIEGYLSPEYFCDRVEETALLTRHLTNRCNVALIAPRRLGKSGLIYNCFQQENIREQYHCIYIDIYDTKNFNEFVYALGKGILTALKPKGRKVWEFFLNMLQSLKSTISFDINGNPEWSVGLGDIQAPDITLDEIFAYLEQADKPCLVAIDEFQTVANYPEKTVEATLRKRIQNCHNANFVFSGSKRHMMALMFTSQSRPFYHSSSIMGLEAINEHTYLEFANHHLARNNKEISAAAFTYLYHHFDGITWYIQYVLNMLYTSISDKSLLQEDDVRMGIDGILSQQRFAYQALLYQLTAKQKQLLIAIAQEGKPSSLMSQEFLQKYHLGASTVQGAVKTLLDRDFITQDEGVYQLCDKFLELSLRAG, via the coding sequence CAGTTAAATCCTTTTATTATTGAAGGCTATCTTTCGCCGGAATATTTCTGTGATAGGGTAGAGGAAACAGCTCTTCTTACCCGCCATTTGACCAATCGGTGCAATGTCGCGTTGATTGCGCCAAGACGTCTGGGTAAGTCGGGACTGATTTATAATTGTTTTCAGCAGGAAAACATCCGTGAGCAGTATCATTGCATCTATATTGATATTTATGATACGAAGAATTTTAACGAATTCGTCTATGCGCTGGGCAAGGGAATCCTGACGGCACTCAAGCCAAAGGGCAGGAAAGTATGGGAATTTTTCCTGAATATGCTCCAGTCTCTGAAGTCAACTATCTCTTTTGACATCAATGGAAATCCGGAGTGGAGTGTTGGTTTGGGAGATATTCAGGCTCCGGATATTACGCTGGATGAGATCTTCGCTTATCTCGAACAGGCAGATAAACCTTGTCTGGTGGCGATAGATGAGTTTCAGACAGTTGCAAACTATCCAGAGAAAACCGTTGAGGCAACCTTGCGTAAGCGAATACAGAATTGCCACAATGCAAACTTTGTCTTTTCTGGCTCCAAGCGCCATATGATGGCATTGATGTTTACTTCCCAGTCACGCCCGTTCTATCATAGTTCGAGTATCATGGGGTTGGAGGCAATCAATGAGCATACTTACCTGGAATTTGCCAATCACCATCTTGCCAGGAACAATAAAGAGATAAGTGCAGCGGCTTTTACCTATTTATATCATCATTTCGATGGCATTACCTGGTATATTCAGTATGTTCTCAATATGCTTTATACTTCTATATCTGATAAGTCTTTGTTGCAGGAAGATGATGTCAGAATGGGTATTGATGGCATCCTTTCCCAGCAACGCTTTGCCTATCAGGCCTTGCTGTATCAGCTTACAGCCAAGCAGAAACAGCTTCTCATAGCCATTGCTCAGGAAGGTAAGCCTTCTTCCCTAATGTCGCAAGAGTTTTTGCAGAAGTATCATCTTGGTGCAAGCACCGTGCAAGGAGCAGTCAAGACCTTACTGGACAGAGACTTTATCACGCAAGATGAAGGCGTTTATCAATTATGTGACAAGTTTTTGGAGTTGAGCTTGCGAGCTGGTTGA